A single region of the Streptomyces vilmorinianum genome encodes:
- the glyA gene encoding serine hydroxymethyltransferase produces the protein MNATPHPALAATDPELAALVGAEERLQAETLRLIPSENYVSQAVLEASGTVLQNKYSEGYPGRRYYEGQQNIDQIETLAIERAKGLFGVDHANVQPYSGSPANLAIYLAFAEPGDTVMGMALPMGGHLTHGWGVSATGKWFRGVQYGVRKDNGLIDFDQVRELALKERPKVIFCGGTALPRTIDFAAFGEIARESGAVLVADVAHIAGLIAGGAHPSPVPHVDVISTTTHKTLRGPRGAMLMSREEHAKALDKAVFPGLQGGPHNQTTAAIAVALREAAQPSFRDYAQAVVANAKALAEALLARGFDLVSGGTDNHLILMDLTPKEVPGKVAAKALDRAGIVVNYNTVPYDPRKPFDPSGVRIGTPSLTSRGLGTEHMAQVADWIDRGVAAAGAGDEDALLTIRAEVADLMAAFPAPGLPV, from the coding sequence ATGAACGCCACCCCCCATCCCGCACTCGCCGCCACGGACCCCGAACTCGCCGCGCTCGTCGGCGCCGAGGAGCGGCTGCAGGCCGAGACGCTGCGGCTGATCCCCAGCGAGAACTACGTCTCCCAGGCCGTGCTGGAAGCCTCCGGCACCGTCCTGCAGAACAAGTACAGCGAGGGCTACCCCGGCCGCCGCTACTACGAGGGCCAGCAGAACATCGACCAGATCGAGACCCTCGCCATCGAGCGCGCGAAGGGCCTCTTCGGCGTCGACCACGCCAACGTCCAGCCCTACTCCGGCTCCCCCGCCAACCTCGCGATCTACCTCGCCTTCGCCGAACCCGGCGACACCGTCATGGGCATGGCCCTGCCGATGGGCGGCCACCTCACCCACGGCTGGGGTGTCTCCGCGACCGGCAAGTGGTTCCGGGGCGTGCAGTACGGCGTACGCAAGGACAACGGGCTCATCGACTTCGACCAGGTCCGCGAGCTCGCCCTCAAGGAGCGCCCGAAGGTGATCTTCTGCGGTGGCACCGCGCTGCCCCGCACGATCGACTTCGCCGCCTTCGGCGAGATCGCCCGCGAGTCCGGGGCCGTGCTCGTCGCCGACGTCGCCCACATCGCCGGCCTGATCGCGGGCGGCGCCCACCCTTCCCCGGTCCCGCACGTCGACGTCATCTCGACGACCACCCACAAGACCCTGCGCGGCCCGCGCGGCGCGATGCTGATGTCCCGTGAGGAGCACGCCAAGGCCCTCGACAAGGCCGTCTTCCCCGGCCTCCAGGGCGGCCCGCACAACCAGACCACCGCCGCCATCGCCGTCGCCCTGCGCGAGGCGGCCCAGCCCTCCTTCCGTGACTACGCCCAGGCGGTCGTCGCCAACGCCAAGGCCCTCGCCGAGGCGCTGCTCGCCCGCGGCTTCGACCTGGTCTCCGGCGGCACCGACAACCACCTGATCCTCATGGACCTCACCCCCAAGGAGGTCCCCGGCAAGGTCGCCGCGAAGGCCCTCGACCGGGCCGGGATCGTCGTCAACTACAACACCGTCCCCTACGACCCCCGGAAGCCCTTCGACCCCTCCGGCGTCCGCATCGGCACCCCCTCCCTCACCTCTCGCGGCCTCGGTACGGAACACATGGCCCAGGTCGCCGACTGGATCGACCGCGGTGTCGCCGCGGCGGGCGCGGGCGACGAGGACGCCCTCCTCACGATCCGCGCGGAGGTCGCGGACCTCATGGCGGCCTTCCCGGCCCCGGGCCTGCCCGTCTGA
- the rocD gene encoding ornithine--oxo-acid transaminase produces the protein MSSTQDAIASAEAHSAHNYHPLPVVVASADGAWMTDVEGRRYLDMLAGYSALNFGHGNRRLIEAARAQLERVTLTSRAFHHDRFAEFCTRLAELCGKDMVLPMNTGAEAVETAVKTARKWGYEVKGVPDGHAKIVVAANNFHGRTTTIVSFSTDHEARDHYGPYTPGFEIVPYGDLTAMEAAVTAHTVAVLLEPIQGEAGVLVPPAGYLRGVRELTRERNVLFMADEIQSGLGRTGRTFACEHEGVVPDVYILGKALGGGVIPVSAVVADRDVLGVFRPGEHGSTFGGNPLACAVALEVIAMLRTGEYQQRATELGEHLHAELGLLVGGGAVEAVRGRGLWAGVDIAPSRGTGREISEKLMDRGVLVKDTHGSTIRIAPPLVISKEDLDWGLEQLRSVLSD, from the coding sequence GTGTCGAGTACGCAAGACGCGATCGCTTCCGCGGAGGCGCACAGCGCGCACAACTACCACCCCCTGCCCGTCGTCGTCGCCTCGGCGGACGGGGCATGGATGACCGATGTCGAGGGGCGCCGCTATCTCGACATGCTCGCCGGATACTCGGCACTCAACTTCGGGCACGGCAACCGGCGGCTGATCGAGGCCGCGCGGGCGCAGCTGGAGCGGGTGACGCTCACGTCGAGGGCGTTCCACCACGACCGGTTCGCGGAGTTCTGCACGCGCCTCGCGGAGCTGTGCGGCAAGGACATGGTCCTGCCGATGAACACGGGCGCGGAGGCGGTCGAGACGGCCGTGAAGACCGCCCGGAAGTGGGGGTACGAGGTCAAGGGCGTGCCGGACGGGCACGCGAAGATCGTGGTCGCGGCGAACAACTTCCACGGCCGGACGACGACGATCGTCAGTTTCTCCACGGACCACGAGGCCCGCGACCACTACGGCCCGTACACGCCGGGCTTCGAGATCGTCCCGTACGGCGATCTGACGGCGATGGAGGCCGCGGTCACGGCCCACACGGTGGCGGTGCTCCTGGAGCCGATCCAGGGCGAGGCGGGCGTTCTGGTGCCGCCGGCCGGGTATCTGCGCGGGGTGCGGGAGTTGACCCGCGAGCGGAACGTGCTGTTCATGGCGGACGAGATCCAGTCGGGCCTCGGCCGGACCGGGCGGACCTTCGCGTGCGAGCACGAGGGCGTGGTCCCGGACGTGTACATCCTGGGCAAGGCGCTGGGCGGCGGCGTGATCCCGGTGTCGGCGGTGGTGGCGGACCGCGATGTGCTCGGGGTGTTCCGGCCGGGTGAGCACGGGTCGACGTTCGGCGGGAATCCGCTGGCGTGCGCGGTGGCCCTGGAGGTGATCGCGATGCTGCGCACCGGGGAGTACCAGCAGCGGGCGACCGAGCTGGGCGAGCATCTCCACGCCGAGCTGGGGCTGCTCGTGGGCGGGGGCGCGGTCGAGGCGGTGCGCGGGCGCGGCCTGTGGGCCGGTGTGGACATCGCGCCGTCCCGGGGCACGGGCCGGGAGATCTCGGAGAAGCTGATGGACCGGGGTGTGCTGGTGAAGGACACGCACGGTTCGACGATCCGGATCGCTCCTCCGCTGGTGATCAGCAAGGAGGACCTGGACTGGGGTCTGGAGCAGCTGCGGTCGGTGCTCTCGGACTGA
- a CDS encoding glutathionylspermidine synthase family protein → MERHTIEPRPGWQQTVEEQGLVYPLTRYPDGSLRPYWDESAYYSFTLPEVEALEEVVEELHAMCLAAAAHIVEKDRFADLGLTDPRLASLVADSWRRRDELPSLYGRFDLRYDGTGPAKMLECNADTPTSLVEAASPQWFWMEERFPGADQWNSLHERLVDAWKRQAHLLPPGSPVHFVHSDGDELGEDLMTVAYLRETAQQAGLDTEALSVERIGWDRLSGRFVDDRLRFIRSCFKLYPWEWLTTDRFGPYVLDTLDNGGGTGTTCWIEPAWKMLLSNKALLAVLWELYPGHPNLLPAYLDGPRELAADTGPGYVAKPLLGREGAGVTVHEPGAPAVVREEPCCYQELAPLPDFDGNRVVLGAWVVEDEAAGLGIRESAGLITDEYARFLPHVIL, encoded by the coding sequence ATGGAGCGGCACACGATCGAACCCCGGCCCGGCTGGCAGCAGACCGTGGAGGAACAGGGGCTCGTCTACCCCCTCACCCGCTACCCCGACGGCTCCCTGCGCCCGTACTGGGACGAGAGCGCGTACTACTCCTTCACGCTGCCCGAGGTCGAGGCGCTGGAGGAGGTCGTCGAGGAGCTGCACGCCATGTGTCTGGCGGCGGCCGCGCACATCGTCGAGAAGGACCGTTTCGCCGATCTCGGTCTCACCGACCCCCGGCTCGCCTCCCTCGTGGCCGATTCCTGGCGCCGCCGGGACGAACTGCCCTCCCTCTACGGCCGGTTCGACCTCCGCTACGACGGTACGGGCCCGGCCAAGATGCTGGAATGCAACGCCGACACGCCGACCTCGCTGGTCGAGGCCGCCAGCCCGCAGTGGTTCTGGATGGAGGAGCGCTTCCCCGGCGCCGACCAGTGGAACTCCCTCCACGAGCGGCTCGTCGACGCCTGGAAGCGGCAGGCCCACCTGTTGCCGCCGGGCAGCCCGGTGCACTTCGTCCACTCCGACGGCGACGAACTCGGAGAGGACCTGATGACGGTCGCGTACCTGCGCGAGACCGCCCAGCAGGCCGGGCTCGACACGGAGGCGCTCTCGGTCGAACGCATCGGCTGGGACCGGCTCTCGGGACGGTTCGTGGACGACCGGCTCCGGTTCATCCGCAGCTGCTTCAAGCTCTACCCGTGGGAGTGGCTGACCACCGACCGCTTCGGCCCGTACGTCCTGGACACCCTCGACAACGGCGGCGGTACGGGCACGACCTGCTGGATCGAGCCCGCCTGGAAGATGCTCCTGTCCAACAAGGCGCTGCTCGCGGTGTTGTGGGAGCTCTACCCCGGCCACCCGAACCTGCTGCCGGCCTATCTGGACGGCCCGCGCGAACTGGCCGCGGACACGGGCCCCGGCTACGTCGCCAAGCCGCTCCTCGGCCGCGAGGGCGCGGGCGTCACGGTCCATGAGCCGGGCGCTCCCGCCGTCGTACGCGAAGAGCCCTGCTGCTACCAGGAGTTGGCCCCGCTGCCGGACTTCGACGGCAACCGGGTGGTGCTCGGCGCGTGGGTCGTCGAGGACGAGGCGGCGGGGCTCGGGATCCGGGAGTCGGCAGGTCTGATCACGGACGAGTACGCCCGCTTCCTGCCGCACGTCATCCTCTGA
- a CDS encoding PLP-dependent aminotransferase family protein, whose product MANDWATFGSDLHLELRGPGLRTGLMDALREAVRSGRLEAGVRLPSSRSLAADLGVARNTVADAYAELVAEGWLTARQGSGTRVAQRAVPRRPAGAGARQAVPASRPRTGRPAYDLKPGVPDLASFPRAEWLKASRRALTAAPHEAFGYGDPRGRIELRTVLAEYLARARGVHARPERIVICSGFVHGLMLIGQVLRARRVREVAVESYGLDEHWELLRRAGLRLPALPFDELGTWTEALGGMKGVGAVLMTAAHQFPLGGALHPDRRVAAIDWARASGGLVLEDDYDGEFRYDRQPVGALQGLDPERVVYLGTSSKSLAPGLRLAWMVLPESLVDEVVAAKGTVDWMCSSLEQLTFAEFLRSGAYDRHVRAMRLRYRRRRDELVEKVAAHSPDTTVSGIAAGLHAVLRLPPGQEPEVLRSAAWQGLALLGLNRFRHPDVPQTQDGLVVGYATPPDSGWAGALSALCRVLP is encoded by the coding sequence ATGGCAAACGACTGGGCCACTTTCGGGTCCGACCTCCATCTGGAGCTGCGCGGACCGGGGCTGCGTACGGGACTGATGGACGCCCTGCGCGAGGCGGTGCGCAGCGGGCGGCTGGAGGCGGGCGTACGGCTGCCGTCCTCGCGCTCGCTCGCCGCGGATCTCGGCGTGGCCCGCAACACGGTCGCCGACGCGTACGCCGAACTGGTCGCCGAGGGCTGGCTGACGGCCCGGCAGGGCTCCGGCACCCGGGTCGCCCAGCGGGCTGTGCCGCGCAGGCCGGCCGGCGCGGGAGCCCGGCAGGCGGTGCCCGCGTCCCGGCCCCGGACCGGACGGCCCGCGTACGACCTCAAGCCCGGTGTGCCCGACCTCGCCTCCTTCCCGCGCGCCGAATGGCTCAAGGCGTCCCGGCGCGCGCTGACCGCCGCGCCCCACGAGGCGTTCGGCTACGGCGATCCGCGCGGCCGGATCGAACTGCGCACCGTGCTCGCCGAGTACCTCGCCCGGGCGCGGGGCGTCCACGCGCGGCCGGAACGGATCGTGATCTGTTCCGGGTTCGTGCACGGGCTGATGCTGATCGGCCAGGTGCTGCGGGCGCGCAGGGTGCGGGAGGTGGCGGTCGAGTCGTACGGGCTCGACGAGCACTGGGAGCTGCTGAGGCGCGCGGGGCTGCGGCTGCCCGCCCTGCCGTTCGACGAACTCGGCACCTGGACCGAGGCGTTGGGGGGCATGAAGGGTGTCGGGGCGGTGCTGATGACGGCCGCCCACCAGTTCCCGCTCGGCGGCGCGCTCCACCCCGACCGGCGGGTGGCGGCGATCGACTGGGCGCGCGCCTCGGGCGGGCTCGTCCTGGAGGACGACTACGACGGCGAGTTCCGCTACGACCGCCAGCCCGTCGGCGCGCTCCAGGGCCTCGACCCCGAGCGGGTCGTCTACCTGGGCACGTCCAGCAAGTCCCTGGCGCCCGGCCTGCGGCTGGCGTGGATGGTGCTGCCGGAGAGCCTGGTGGACGAGGTGGTGGCGGCGAAGGGGACGGTGGACTGGATGTGCAGCTCGCTGGAGCAGCTCACGTTCGCGGAGTTCCTCCGGTCGGGGGCGTACGACCGGCATGTACGGGCCATGCGGCTGCGCTACCGGCGGCGCCGCGACGAACTCGTGGAGAAGGTGGCCGCCCACTCGCCGGACACGACGGTGAGCGGCATCGCGGCCGGCCTCCACGCGGTCCTTCGACTCCCGCCCGGCCAGGAGCCCGAGGTCCTGCGGTCCGCCGCCTGGCAGGGGCTCGCGCTCCTCGGCCTCAACCGCTTCCGCCACCCCGACGTGCCCCAGACCCAGGACGGCCTGGTCGTCGGTTACGCGACACCCCCCGACAGCGGCTGGGCGGGCGCGCTGAGCGCGCTCTGCCGGGTCCTGCCCTGA
- a CDS encoding carboxymuconolactone decarboxylase family protein, whose amino-acid sequence MTTTTTDHVKTEYAPEHGPRLALAEKVPEFYRTMIRLDAAAAKDIDPTLYELIKIRASQINRCAFCIDMHTKDALAAGESVERIVQLSAWQESRHFYTERELAALALTEAVTVLTDGFVPDEVYERAAAHFDETELARVIAAITVINAWNRIAVTTRLTPGHYTPGQYKK is encoded by the coding sequence ATGACGACCACGACGACCGATCACGTGAAGACGGAGTACGCCCCCGAGCACGGCCCCCGCCTCGCGCTGGCCGAGAAGGTCCCCGAGTTCTACCGGACGATGATCCGGCTGGACGCGGCCGCCGCGAAGGACATCGACCCGACCCTGTACGAACTGATCAAGATCCGCGCCTCGCAGATCAACCGCTGCGCGTTCTGCATCGACATGCACACCAAGGACGCACTGGCGGCCGGTGAGTCCGTCGAGCGGATCGTCCAGCTGTCCGCCTGGCAGGAGTCGCGGCACTTCTACACCGAGCGCGAGCTCGCGGCGCTCGCGCTGACCGAGGCCGTCACCGTCCTCACCGACGGATTCGTCCCCGACGAGGTGTACGAGCGGGCCGCGGCCCACTTCGACGAGACCGAACTGGCCCGGGTCATCGCCGCGATCACGGTCATCAACGCCTGGAACCGGATCGCCGTGACCACCCGCCTGACCCCCGGCCACTACACCCCCGGTCAGTACAAGAAGTGA
- a CDS encoding isocitrate lyase/PEP mutase family protein: MTADALTGSLRALHSGRAADDPLVVPGPWDAASARAFEEAGFPTLATPSAGIAASLGYEDGRTPAAEMFAAVTRIVRSVSVPVTADLEDGYGLAPKELVARVLETGAAGVNLEDSDRSGGLKDPRRHADWLAEVRAEAGPALFVNARVDTYVHGVDDPAAAIERARLYTAAGADCVYPITAPAEHLPPLRAGIDAPLNALALPGGPPFAELGRLGAARITFGQGLLLRTLRGVAELARELGEFGELGEFGPPRA; this comes from the coding sequence GTGACCGCCGACGCCCTGACGGGGTCCCTGCGGGCGCTGCACTCCGGACGGGCCGCCGACGATCCGCTGGTCGTGCCGGGGCCGTGGGACGCGGCCAGCGCCCGGGCCTTCGAAGAGGCCGGCTTCCCGACGCTGGCCACCCCGAGCGCCGGGATCGCCGCCTCGCTCGGGTACGAGGACGGCCGGACCCCGGCCGCGGAGATGTTCGCGGCCGTGACGAGGATCGTCCGCTCGGTCTCCGTACCGGTCACGGCCGATCTGGAGGACGGCTACGGCCTGGCGCCGAAGGAGCTCGTGGCGCGGGTCCTGGAGACGGGCGCGGCCGGCGTGAACCTGGAGGACTCCGACCGGTCCGGAGGACTCAAGGACCCGCGGCGGCACGCCGATTGGCTGGCGGAGGTACGGGCCGAGGCCGGGCCTGCCCTCTTCGTCAACGCGCGCGTGGACACCTATGTGCACGGCGTGGACGACCCGGCCGCCGCGATCGAGCGGGCCCGGCTCTACACGGCGGCCGGCGCGGACTGCGTCTACCCGATCACGGCGCCGGCGGAGCATCTTCCGCCGCTGCGCGCCGGGATCGACGCGCCGCTCAACGCCCTGGCCCTGCCCGGCGGCCCGCCGTTCGCCGAGCTCGGACGGCTGGGCGCGGCCCGGATCACCTTCGGCCAGGGGCTGTTGCTGCGCACGCTGCGGGGCGTCGCGGAACTGGCCCGAGAGCTCGGGGAGTTCGGGGAGTTAGGGGAGTTCGGGCCGCCCCGGGCGTGA
- a CDS encoding malate dehydrogenase: MTRTPVNVTVTGAAGQIGYALLFRIASGHLLGADVPVKLRLLEIPQGVKAAEGTAMELDDCAFPLLKGIDIFDDPNQGFEGANVALLVGARPRTKGMERGDLLAANGGIFKPQGKAINDHAADDIKVLVVGNPANTNALIAQAAAPDVPAERFTAMTRLDHNRALSQLAAKTGASVEDIKRLTIWGNHSATQYPDIFHAEIAGKNAAEVVNDEQWLADTFIPTVAKRGAAIIEARGASSAASAANAAIDHVHTWVNGTAAGDWTSMGIPSDGSYGVPEGLISSFPVTCKDGTYEIVQGLDVNEFSRARIDASVKELAEERDAVRELGLI; encoded by the coding sequence ATGACCCGCACTCCCGTGAATGTCACCGTCACCGGCGCGGCCGGCCAGATCGGCTACGCGCTGCTCTTCCGCATCGCCTCCGGCCACCTGCTCGGCGCGGACGTGCCGGTCAAGCTGCGCCTCCTCGAGATCCCGCAGGGCGTCAAGGCCGCCGAGGGCACCGCCATGGAGCTCGACGACTGTGCCTTCCCGCTCCTCAAGGGCATCGACATCTTCGACGACCCGAACCAGGGCTTCGAGGGCGCGAACGTGGCGCTGCTCGTCGGCGCCCGCCCGCGCACCAAGGGCATGGAGCGCGGCGACCTGCTCGCCGCCAACGGCGGCATCTTCAAGCCGCAGGGCAAGGCCATCAACGACCACGCCGCGGACGACATCAAGGTCCTCGTCGTCGGCAACCCGGCCAACACCAACGCCCTCATCGCCCAGGCCGCCGCCCCCGACGTGCCGGCCGAGCGCTTCACCGCGATGACCCGCCTGGACCACAACCGCGCGCTCTCGCAGCTGGCGGCCAAGACCGGCGCGTCCGTCGAGGACATCAAGCGCCTCACCATCTGGGGCAACCACTCGGCGACCCAGTACCCGGACATCTTCCACGCGGAGATCGCCGGCAAGAACGCCGCCGAGGTCGTCAACGACGAGCAGTGGCTGGCCGACACCTTCATCCCGACCGTCGCCAAGCGCGGCGCCGCGATCATCGAGGCCCGTGGCGCGTCCTCGGCCGCCTCCGCCGCCAACGCCGCGATCGACCACGTCCACACCTGGGTCAACGGCACCGCCGCGGGCGACTGGACCTCCATGGGCATCCCGTCGGACGGCTCCTACGGCGTCCCGGAGGGCCTCATCTCCTCCTTCCCCGTCACCTGCAAGGACGGCACGTACGAGATCGTCCAGGGCCTGGACGTCAACGAGTTCTCCCGCGCCCGCATCGACGCCTCGGTGAAGGAGCTGGCCGAGGAGCGCGACGCCGTGCGCGAGCTGGGCCTCATCTGA
- a CDS encoding helix-turn-helix domain-containing protein gives MPTREFASELRRLIDRSGLSLAAVADRTGHSTASWERYLDGRLPAPRSAVVALAEVTGTDAGRLTAMWEHAERARSSSAPPPDGAPAEPPPPPSPLPPSTPPPPPPRQGSGASRVRRAALLLTGILGALLVIAAAVLLTDLGRGATGATGATGGTGPAGGKGGGTQAAGTPTATPSSTPGTPLPAGVKCTGTGCTGQDPETMGCGGTFATTVARAQVGPAGGQVELRHSRTCGAAWARITGAVPGDTIHVTAAGAVQNAVVDADAAAYTPMVAVTRGADATACATLRSGERACAAGHRPQ, from the coding sequence ATGCCCACAAGAGAGTTCGCGAGCGAGTTACGGCGCCTGATCGACCGCAGCGGACTGAGCCTCGCCGCCGTCGCGGACCGCACCGGTCACAGCACGGCCTCGTGGGAGCGGTATCTCGACGGGCGACTCCCCGCGCCCAGGAGTGCCGTCGTCGCGCTCGCCGAGGTGACCGGCACCGACGCCGGGCGTCTCACGGCGATGTGGGAGCACGCCGAGCGTGCCCGGAGCAGCTCCGCGCCGCCCCCCGACGGCGCCCCCGCGGAACCGCCGCCGCCACCGTCACCACTCCCGCCCTCAACCCCGCCCCCGCCCCCGCCCCGGCAGGGCTCCGGCGCGTCCCGCGTACGCCGTGCCGCCCTGCTGCTCACCGGGATCCTCGGCGCCCTGCTCGTCATCGCCGCCGCAGTCCTGCTCACCGACCTCGGACGCGGCGCCACCGGCGCCACCGGCGCCACCGGCGGAACCGGCCCCGCCGGCGGAAAGGGAGGCGGGACGCAGGCCGCCGGTACGCCGACGGCGACCCCGAGCTCCACCCCGGGCACGCCCCTCCCCGCAGGGGTGAAGTGCACCGGCACCGGCTGCACCGGCCAGGACCCCGAGACCATGGGATGCGGCGGCACCTTCGCCACCACCGTCGCCCGCGCCCAAGTCGGCCCGGCCGGCGGCCAGGTGGAGCTGCGGCACAGCAGGACGTGCGGGGCCGCCTGGGCCCGTATCACCGGAGCCGTACCCGGCGACACCATCCATGTCACCGCCGCCGGCGCCGTCCAGAACGCGGTCGTGGACGCGGACGCCGCCGCGTACACCCCGATGGTCGCCGTGACCAGGGGCGCGGACGCGACGGCCTGCGCCACGCTCAGGAGCGGAGAGCGGGCATGCGCCGCCGGCCATCGGCCCCAGTAG
- a CDS encoding DUF3017 domain-containing protein produces MTSRVGAVGASGAENPDVEPADSVAPVVAETPDGPAQGRTRRPAAMTTDTARPEGGGRAASGGASAPARQWPLLTVLALAALGLFIVGTDLFAQSFRVGAILVGVALLTGAALRRALPSVGMLAVRSRFTDLVTYGVMGGLIVLLALMVQPDPWLKIPFLEDILHLTVT; encoded by the coding sequence GTGACCTCGCGCGTGGGTGCGGTGGGCGCCTCCGGCGCCGAGAACCCGGACGTGGAGCCGGCCGACTCCGTGGCGCCCGTCGTTGCGGAGACGCCCGACGGCCCCGCCCAGGGGCGGACGCGGCGGCCGGCCGCCATGACGACCGACACCGCGCGCCCCGAAGGGGGCGGGCGGGCCGCGTCCGGAGGGGCGTCGGCGCCGGCGCGGCAGTGGCCGCTGCTGACCGTCCTCGCGCTGGCCGCGCTGGGGCTGTTCATCGTCGGGACCGATCTGTTCGCGCAGTCGTTCCGGGTCGGGGCGATCCTCGTCGGGGTCGCGCTGCTCACCGGCGCGGCGCTGCGGCGCGCGCTGCCGTCGGTCGGGATGCTCGCCGTGCGCTCGCGGTTCACCGACCTGGTCACGTACGGGGTGATGGGCGGGCTCATCGTGCTGCTCGCGCTCATGGTGCAGCCGGACCCGTGGCTGAAGATCCCGTTCCTGGAGGACATCCTCCACCTCACGGTGACGTAG
- a CDS encoding bifunctional methylenetetrahydrofolate dehydrogenase/methenyltetrahydrofolate cyclohydrolase — MSAQILDGKATAAAIKSDLTARVAALKEKGVTPGLGTILVGDDPGSQKYVAGKHRDCAQVGIASIQRELPATATQEEIEAVVRELNEDPACTGYIVQLPLPKGIDENRVLELMDPAKDADGLHPMNLGRLVLNEPAPLPCTPNGIITLLRRHGVEIKGAEVVVVGRGVTIGRPMPLLLTRRSENATVTQCHTGTRDLAAHLRRADIIIAAAGVPHLIKPEDVKPGAAVLDVGVSRNGEGKIMGDVDPGVAEVAAWISPNPGGVGPMTRAQLLVNVVEAAERAAAAL; from the coding sequence ATGAGCGCCCAGATTCTCGATGGCAAGGCCACCGCGGCCGCGATCAAGTCCGACCTGACCGCCCGTGTGGCGGCCCTGAAGGAGAAGGGCGTCACGCCCGGCCTCGGCACGATCCTGGTCGGCGACGACCCGGGCAGCCAGAAGTACGTCGCGGGCAAGCACCGCGACTGCGCGCAGGTCGGCATCGCCTCCATCCAGCGCGAGCTGCCCGCCACCGCCACCCAGGAGGAGATCGAGGCGGTCGTACGGGAGCTCAACGAGGACCCGGCGTGCACCGGCTACATCGTGCAGCTCCCGCTTCCCAAGGGCATCGACGAGAACCGTGTCCTGGAGCTGATGGACCCGGCCAAGGACGCCGACGGCCTGCACCCGATGAACCTCGGCCGTCTCGTCCTGAACGAGCCGGCCCCGCTGCCGTGCACCCCGAACGGCATCATCACGCTGCTGCGCCGCCACGGCGTGGAGATCAAGGGCGCGGAGGTCGTGGTCGTCGGTCGCGGTGTCACCATCGGGCGCCCGATGCCGCTGCTGCTCACGCGCCGCTCGGAGAACGCGACGGTGACGCAGTGCCACACGGGCACGCGTGACCTGGCGGCGCACCTGCGGCGGGCCGACATCATCATCGCGGCCGCCGGTGTGCCGCACCTGATCAAGCCGGAGGACGTGAAGCCGGGCGCGGCCGTGCTCGACGTCGGCGTCTCGCGCAACGGCGAGGGCAAGATCATGGGCGACGTCGACCCGGGCGTGGCCGAGGTCGCCGCCTGGATCTCGCCGAACCCCGGCGGCGTGGGTCCGATGACCCGCGCGCAGCTCCTCGTCAACGTCGTCGAGGCCGCGGAGCGCGCGGCCGCGGCGCTCTGA